From a region of the Listeria monocytogenes ATCC 19117 genome:
- a CDS encoding nitroreductase family protein, protein MIEKTIKERRSIKKANDAPISRETVNTILEQAAYAPFHSKVEPWNVYVLHTLAEKERYIEKIIEFNEREQGVSFSEAEIADLKAGYAKKIITPPYLLIVTTNIIGHGKKDFESIGATSAFIQNIQLLGWEAGIGMIWRSNRFIFDAKFAEDLGIPSEQKIVGTLHLTSLAEVPEAKPRRPLNEWVKNLADL, encoded by the coding sequence ATGATTGAAAAAACAATTAAGGAACGTCGTAGCATTAAGAAAGCGAACGACGCGCCAATTTCAAGAGAAACGGTGAACACCATTTTAGAGCAAGCTGCCTATGCGCCTTTTCATAGCAAAGTAGAGCCGTGGAATGTATACGTGCTGCATACACTTGCTGAAAAAGAGCGATACATCGAGAAAATCATCGAATTTAATGAGCGCGAACAAGGGGTTAGTTTTTCTGAAGCAGAGATTGCGGATTTAAAAGCAGGCTATGCGAAGAAAATTATTACGCCGCCATACTTACTCATTGTGACGACGAATATTATCGGTCACGGGAAAAAGGATTTCGAATCAATCGGGGCAACTAGTGCATTTATCCAAAATATCCAATTACTTGGCTGGGAAGCGGGAATTGGGATGATTTGGCGGTCGAATAGATTTATTTTTGATGCGAAGTTTGCGGAAGATTTAGGTATCCCTTCTGAGCAAAAAATTGTTGGAACCTTGCATTTAACTAGCTTAGCGGAAGTGCCAGAAGCAAAACCGCGTCGTCCTTTGAATGAATGGGTGAAGAATTTAGCCGATTTGTAA
- a CDS encoding T7SS effector LXG polymorphic toxin, translated as MSRIDIGEIQDFAFQLRAANQTGRKIIQGVKTTVTNYVEDGSLKGKAVEASKNYFQMTYIPLCDTIIEAMNESEERLKRYIQDFHDQVDLSPNAKIDADGLYELGQMIDRIESKKEALYQRMNSSTEGQMQTYRSQLATAYKQENILEKYLAFEQSHGAFFDHLTDLVQGIQQTVRELQSNIQFNSQTGSYDLSKLNFATVNRMRKTLGKASATDTTVYNFASYSKVKQGVMWILSKDGKVDIKATEAYNTASFNGELPKESNQATEEGELLKATLESLKQNKDPITGQEISKAQSFGILTSLVFGYTTKGYQGKKLTISKNTLIKLRQADKTVIERIKKTSRIDYEEIVKKGSKMPKHIIVENKQSLPGKAMPSSSADLLNPDGSVKQRRYYDEKGRAKEDIDFNHSDDGTHEFPHRHEWDWDRKPPRKPSK; from the coding sequence GTGAGCCGAATCGACATCGGAGAAATACAAGATTTTGCATTCCAACTACGCGCAGCCAACCAAACAGGAAGAAAAATCATCCAAGGCGTCAAAACCACCGTGACAAACTACGTAGAAGATGGTAGTTTAAAAGGGAAGGCCGTGGAAGCGTCCAAAAATTACTTTCAAATGACATACATTCCACTCTGCGACACGATAATCGAGGCAATGAATGAGAGTGAGGAAAGGTTGAAGCGGTATATCCAAGACTTTCACGACCAAGTAGACCTTTCTCCTAATGCTAAAATTGATGCAGATGGTTTATATGAACTCGGCCAAATGATTGACCGCATTGAAAGCAAAAAAGAAGCACTGTACCAACGAATGAACAGCAGTACAGAAGGCCAAATGCAAACCTATCGTTCCCAGTTAGCAACCGCATATAAGCAAGAAAATATTTTAGAGAAATATCTGGCTTTTGAACAAAGTCATGGGGCTTTTTTCGACCATTTGACGGATTTAGTGCAAGGTATCCAGCAAACTGTTCGAGAGTTACAATCAAATATCCAGTTTAATAGTCAAACGGGCAGCTATGATTTAAGTAAATTAAATTTTGCCACTGTGAACCGAATGCGAAAAACGCTAGGAAAAGCGAGTGCCACTGATACGACAGTCTATAATTTTGCGAGTTATAGCAAAGTAAAACAAGGCGTTATGTGGATTCTTTCAAAAGATGGGAAAGTGGATATTAAAGCAACGGAGGCTTATAATACAGCCAGTTTTAACGGTGAGCTACCAAAAGAAAGTAACCAAGCCACGGAAGAAGGCGAGTTGTTAAAAGCCACACTAGAATCACTGAAGCAAAATAAAGATCCGATAACTGGTCAAGAAATAAGCAAAGCTCAAAGTTTTGGGATTTTAACCTCACTTGTTTTTGGCTACACGACGAAAGGGTATCAAGGGAAGAAACTGACAATATCGAAAAATACATTGATAAAATTGAGACAAGCTGATAAAACGGTTATAGAAAGGATTAAGAAAACTAGCAGAATTGACTATGAAGAAATTGTTAAAAAAGGTAGTAAAATGCCTAAACACATCATCGTGGAAAACAAACAAAGTCTTCCGGGAAAAGCTATGCCCAGTTCCTCGGCTGATTTGTTAAATCCTGATGGAAGTGTAAAACAAAGAAGATATTATGATGAAAAGGGCAGAGCTAAAGAAGATATAGATTTTAACCATTCAGACGACGGAACTCACGAATTTCCACATAGACATGAGTGGGATTGGGATAGAAAACCGCCAAGAAAGCCATCTAAATAA
- a CDS encoding LysR family transcriptional regulator, with protein MNLRQLYYFKKLAEKEHYTIAAAELSITQPSLSHSIAELERELGVYLFEKQGRNIRLTKYGRFYLTYVEKSLAELEKGEKLLHELTSPSHGNIDLGFIYTMGAHTVPELVQNFTKVESHKDITFSFFQGATKSIIPDLKNEKFDLAICSYVENEPDIEFLPLTKQELVVVVAENHPLAKHDSIDLKDTADYSYIFFSDTSGLRPLIDSLFAEINIQPKIGCYVEEDTAMVGLVSVDYGISIMPKISSLAHYNVKVLSINEPKHDRFIYLASLKNHYISPASKAFKDFALRYGKKHFL; from the coding sequence ATGAATTTGCGTCAATTATACTATTTTAAAAAACTAGCTGAAAAAGAGCATTACACGATCGCAGCCGCCGAACTCTCCATTACCCAGCCTAGCTTAAGCCATTCTATCGCAGAACTTGAGCGAGAACTTGGTGTCTATTTATTTGAAAAACAAGGCCGCAATATTCGTTTAACTAAATACGGTCGCTTTTATTTAACTTATGTGGAAAAATCCCTCGCCGAACTAGAAAAAGGTGAAAAACTTTTACACGAATTAACGAGCCCATCGCACGGAAATATTGATTTAGGGTTTATTTACACCATGGGCGCCCATACGGTTCCAGAGCTCGTCCAGAATTTCACCAAAGTCGAAAGCCATAAAGACATCACATTTTCCTTTTTCCAAGGTGCCACTAAATCAATTATCCCTGATTTAAAAAATGAAAAATTCGACCTAGCGATTTGCTCCTACGTCGAAAATGAACCTGATATTGAGTTTTTACCATTAACAAAACAAGAGTTAGTTGTTGTCGTTGCCGAAAACCACCCACTTGCCAAACATGATTCGATTGATTTAAAAGACACCGCAGATTATTCGTATATTTTCTTTTCTGACACCAGTGGGCTGAGACCGCTTATTGATTCTCTTTTTGCGGAAATAAATATTCAACCTAAAATCGGCTGTTATGTAGAGGAGGATACCGCAATGGTTGGGCTTGTGAGTGTTGATTACGGTATTTCTATCATGCCAAAAATCTCCTCATTAGCACACTACAATGTCAAAGTATTATCCATCAACGAACCAAAACACGATCGTTTTATCTATCTAGCAAGTTTGAAAAACCACTACATTTCGCCTGCTTCCAAGGCTTTTAAAGATTTCGCATTACGTTATGGTAAAAAGCATTTCCTATAA
- a CDS encoding LysR family transcriptional regulator yields the protein MKLSNLKYFVDVAMEGSFTRASEKLFISQPTLSRRIKELETELGVELFIRNRHSLELSSAGQQFLIEVNDILNRVNKLSHMFDNQKTADEAGQLLKMGYLSNFNMNAMYELLESFKQSHPHVQFSLKPDTPMNLAEGLSNGQYDLVFNLSAYFQPNMSIEEVLFIKNHLQIAIPADHRFRKKKKVYFNDLKQEIVILLERKQSPIIVDYVVSQCTKHGFNLKANSYVKDLDEGLAMTSVGEGLAFLYSGMNDGTLEDKYNIKIMDIQEERNDQNIVAAINKQSEITLLQELFSFIKSSLLTK from the coding sequence ATGAAGTTATCCAATTTGAAATACTTTGTTGATGTGGCTATGGAAGGAAGTTTTACCCGAGCATCTGAAAAATTATTTATTTCACAGCCTACCCTTAGTAGACGAATAAAAGAATTAGAAACAGAATTAGGTGTAGAACTGTTTATTAGGAATCGTCATTCGCTGGAGTTATCAAGTGCAGGTCAACAATTTTTAATAGAAGTAAATGATATTTTAAATCGAGTCAACAAGCTATCCCATATGTTTGATAATCAAAAAACAGCAGATGAAGCTGGACAATTATTAAAGATGGGTTATCTCTCGAATTTCAATATGAACGCAATGTATGAGCTGCTCGAATCATTCAAGCAAAGTCATCCACATGTTCAATTCTCATTAAAACCGGATACACCAATGAATTTAGCTGAAGGTCTTTCTAATGGGCAATATGATTTAGTTTTTAATTTATCCGCTTATTTCCAGCCGAATATGTCTATAGAAGAAGTATTATTTATAAAAAATCATTTGCAAATTGCTATACCCGCGGACCATCGATTCCGGAAAAAGAAAAAAGTATATTTTAATGATTTGAAGCAAGAAATAGTTATTTTGCTCGAAAGAAAACAGTCTCCCATCATTGTAGACTATGTTGTTAGTCAATGTACTAAACATGGTTTTAATTTAAAAGCGAATTCGTATGTAAAAGATCTGGATGAAGGACTAGCAATGACATCTGTTGGAGAAGGATTAGCCTTTTTGTATTCCGGCATGAATGATGGAACATTAGAAGATAAGTACAATATTAAAATTATGGATATTCAAGAAGAACGGAATGACCAAAATATTGTCGCAGCCATTAATAAACAGAGCGAAATTACACTGCTTCAAGAATTATTTTCGTTTATAAAAAGCAGTCTATTAACAAAATAA
- the aroD gene encoding type I 3-dehydroquinate dehydratase, translated as MNKVVVKNVTFGEGAPKICVPMVGKTVAALKEEAEMLQTIDLDVVEWRIDFFEDVKDLAKVEAALDEIRTILPETPILFTFRSAKEGGELAVGDEFYFELNETLASTGKIDLVDVELFNEETDVLRLIETAHKNNVKVVMSNHDFDKTPAKEEIVSRLTRMEALGADLPKIAVMPKSAGDVLTLLDATNTVSEKANQPIITMSMAGTGVISRLAGEVFGSAMTFGAAKKASAPGQIDVNELRHVLDLLHKQF; from the coding sequence ATGAATAAAGTAGTCGTAAAGAATGTTACGTTTGGTGAAGGTGCGCCAAAAATTTGTGTACCAATGGTCGGTAAAACGGTTGCTGCGCTTAAAGAAGAAGCAGAAATGTTACAAACAATCGATTTGGACGTTGTCGAATGGCGCATTGACTTTTTTGAAGACGTCAAAGATTTAGCTAAAGTGGAAGCTGCGCTAGATGAAATTCGCACAATTTTACCAGAAACACCGATTTTATTCACTTTCCGCAGTGCAAAAGAGGGCGGCGAGTTAGCTGTCGGTGACGAATTTTATTTTGAATTAAATGAAACACTAGCTAGCACTGGCAAAATTGATTTAGTTGACGTGGAACTTTTCAATGAAGAAACGGATGTTTTACGTTTAATCGAAACAGCCCACAAAAACAATGTAAAAGTAGTTATGTCGAATCATGATTTTGATAAAACACCTGCGAAGGAAGAAATCGTTTCTCGCTTAACTCGCATGGAAGCACTTGGCGCGGACCTTCCGAAAATCGCCGTCATGCCAAAATCTGCTGGAGACGTACTAACTTTACTAGATGCAACGAATACTGTATCTGAAAAAGCTAATCAACCAATCATTACGATGTCGATGGCGGGAACTGGTGTCATCAGCCGTCTTGCTGGCGAAGTATTTGGCTCCGCAATGACATTTGGCGCTGCGAAAAAAGCATCGGCTCCTGGGCAAATTGATGTTAATGAGTTACGTCACGTTCTTGATTTACTGCACAAACAATTTTAA
- a CDS encoding shikimate dehydrogenase — protein sequence MTNKITERITGHTELIGLIATPIRHSLSPTMHNEAFAKLGLDYVYLAFEVGDKELKDVVQGFRAMNLRGWNVSMPNKTNIHKYLDKLSPAAELVGAVNTVVNDDGVLTGHITDGTGYMRALKEAGHDIIGKKMTICGAGGAATAICIQAALDGVKEISIFNRKDDFYANAEKTVEKINSKTDCKAQLFDIEDHEQLRKEIAESVIFTNATGVGMKPFEGETLLPSADMLRPELIVSDVVYKPTKTRLLEIAEEQGCQTLNGLGMMLWQGAKAFEIWTHKEMPVDYIKEILF from the coding sequence ATGACAAACAAAATCACAGAAAGAATTACAGGACACACAGAATTAATCGGTTTAATCGCCACTCCAATCAGACACAGTTTATCACCAACAATGCATAATGAAGCTTTTGCAAAACTCGGGCTTGATTATGTATACCTTGCTTTTGAAGTTGGAGACAAAGAACTGAAAGATGTTGTACAAGGATTCCGCGCAATGAACTTACGCGGCTGGAACGTTTCCATGCCAAATAAAACAAATATCCATAAATATTTAGATAAACTTTCTCCAGCAGCTGAACTTGTAGGGGCAGTAAATACAGTTGTTAATGATGACGGCGTGTTAACTGGACACATTACAGACGGCACTGGTTATATGCGTGCATTAAAAGAAGCTGGACATGATATTATCGGCAAAAAAATGACGATTTGCGGCGCTGGTGGTGCGGCAACAGCTATTTGTATCCAAGCTGCTCTTGACGGCGTAAAAGAAATTTCTATTTTCAACAGAAAAGACGATTTTTACGCGAATGCAGAAAAAACAGTAGAAAAAATCAATTCGAAAACAGATTGTAAAGCACAATTATTTGATATCGAAGACCACGAACAATTACGTAAAGAAATCGCAGAAAGTGTTATTTTCACGAACGCGACTGGCGTTGGGATGAAACCTTTCGAAGGCGAAACGCTTTTACCAAGTGCCGATATGCTTCGTCCAGAATTAATCGTTTCGGATGTTGTCTACAAACCAACTAAAACTAGATTGCTTGAAATCGCTGAAGAACAAGGCTGTCAAACACTTAACGGCTTAGGCATGATGCTTTGGCAAGGTGCGAAAGCTTTCGAAATTTGGACACACAAAGAAATGCCAGTTGATTACATTAAAGAAATCCTATTTTAA
- the rpmF gene encoding 50S ribosomal protein L32, with protein MAVPARRTSKAKKNKRRTHKGLTTPGLSRDSETGEYRMSHRISPDGTYKGRTILEK; from the coding sequence ATGGCAGTTCCAGCTAGACGTACGTCCAAAGCGAAGAAAAACAAGCGCCGTACGCATAAAGGCTTAACAACACCAGGTTTGAGTCGCGATAGTGAAACAGGCGAATACCGTATGTCACACCGCATCTCACCAGACGGCACTTATAAAGGTCGCACAATTCTCGAAAAATAA
- a CDS encoding GyrI-like domain-containing protein has product MEVEIVERNAFTAVGKKRTFSVENDAQKEKISQFWQEANTNGDAERINELAEFATIDGILGVCKMNGDKMDYYIAIESELTPPADMEKLIIPASKWAIFKSVGPLPSAIQKVWEYIYGEWFQTSNYAHGNAPELEVYTEGDTTAADYYSEVWIPVVEKE; this is encoded by the coding sequence ATGGAAGTAGAAATTGTCGAACGAAATGCTTTTACAGCTGTGGGGAAAAAACGAACTTTTTCGGTTGAAAACGATGCGCAAAAAGAAAAAATCAGCCAATTTTGGCAAGAAGCAAACACAAATGGTGATGCCGAACGAATCAACGAATTAGCTGAATTTGCAACAATTGATGGTATTTTAGGCGTTTGTAAAATGAACGGCGACAAAATGGACTATTATATCGCGATTGAATCCGAACTCACTCCACCAGCAGACATGGAAAAACTAATCATCCCAGCAAGTAAATGGGCCATCTTCAAATCAGTCGGCCCACTACCAAGCGCAATCCAAAAAGTGTGGGAATACATTTACGGCGAATGGTTCCAAACAAGCAACTACGCGCACGGAAACGCTCCAGAACTAGAAGTCTACACAGAAGGTGACACAACTGCCGCTGATTATTATTCGGAAGTTTGGATTCCGGTGGTTGAAAAAGAATAG
- a CDS encoding NAD(P)/FAD-dependent oxidoreductase, translating into MTDYPSIFEPLTVKRMTIKNRVIMPPMGTNLAGLNGEFLEEHMNYYEQRAKGGTGLITIENACVDFPYGTNGTTQLRIDNDQYIPGFYKLTERLHKHGTCVSIQINHAGASAYPARLNGLQPVSASDIPSKKGGTVPRPLTVEEIYEIVNKYGDAARRAQQAGFDAVEIHGGHSYLLCQFLSPLYNKRTDEFGGSPENRARIVKLILEKVRAEVGPFFPIVLRFSADEFTEGGNHLEDILELLDYCQEEADILNVSAAINDNLYLQIDQMNLEDGWRSYLAKAVKDKFNKPTITSGNIRSPKAAEKILSEGYADLLAMGRGLIAEPNWVNKVATGQEDMLRKCISCNIGCADHRISKSKPIRCTVNPDIIHEDKYKETKVTRPTNVVVIGGGTAGLEAACTAAEVGCNTTLIEASEQTGGLARAIANLPDKSRIADFPNYLANRAEKLTNLKVITGTKADTALIDTFNPDVVVNATGSKPLLPPIKGLHDVIDKEGSKVHSIFGLISNIDDFTEFSNKKVAVIGGGAVGLDVVEYFSERGSDVTIVEMMPLLGKDLDMITRLSMMDIIEKNNVDVQTETALTEVAADHFKVKHDGVDAEIPFDYGFVCLGMRPERPLMEELAAYGKEKQIEIVNIGDSAATRKILEGVREGRNILTTLEKIGSL; encoded by the coding sequence ATGACAGATTATCCGAGTATTTTTGAACCATTAACTGTAAAAAGAATGACCATTAAAAACCGTGTGATAATGCCACCAATGGGGACAAACCTAGCTGGATTAAATGGCGAATTTTTAGAAGAACATATGAATTACTACGAACAACGCGCAAAAGGTGGAACAGGTCTAATCACTATTGAAAACGCTTGTGTAGATTTTCCTTATGGGACAAACGGAACAACGCAACTTCGAATCGATAATGACCAATACATCCCTGGATTTTACAAATTAACAGAACGTCTTCATAAACATGGAACTTGTGTATCCATCCAAATCAACCACGCTGGTGCATCAGCTTATCCAGCACGTTTGAATGGACTTCAACCAGTTTCCGCGTCAGATATTCCATCTAAAAAAGGTGGTACTGTACCGCGCCCGCTTACGGTAGAAGAAATTTATGAAATCGTCAATAAATATGGTGATGCAGCTAGACGTGCCCAACAAGCTGGGTTTGATGCAGTCGAAATCCACGGCGGACACTCGTACTTACTATGCCAATTCTTATCGCCACTTTATAACAAACGTACGGATGAATTTGGTGGCTCGCCTGAAAATCGCGCCCGTATCGTCAAACTAATTTTGGAAAAAGTCCGCGCGGAAGTTGGTCCATTTTTCCCAATCGTACTTCGTTTTAGTGCAGATGAATTTACAGAAGGCGGCAACCACTTAGAAGATATTTTGGAACTGCTAGATTATTGCCAAGAAGAAGCGGATATTTTGAATGTATCAGCGGCAATAAATGACAACCTATACTTGCAAATTGACCAAATGAACTTGGAAGATGGCTGGAGAAGCTACCTTGCAAAAGCGGTGAAAGATAAATTTAACAAACCAACGATTACTTCCGGTAACATTCGCAGTCCAAAAGCGGCAGAGAAAATTTTGTCAGAAGGATATGCGGACTTGCTTGCGATGGGACGTGGCTTAATCGCTGAGCCTAACTGGGTGAACAAAGTGGCAACTGGCCAAGAAGACATGCTTCGAAAATGTATTTCTTGTAATATCGGTTGCGCGGATCACCGAATTTCCAAGTCGAAGCCAATCCGTTGTACGGTGAATCCTGATATTATTCATGAAGATAAATACAAAGAAACAAAAGTGACTCGTCCGACCAATGTTGTCGTAATTGGCGGCGGAACAGCAGGGCTTGAAGCAGCTTGTACGGCGGCCGAAGTTGGCTGTAACACAACGCTAATTGAAGCGAGTGAACAAACTGGTGGCTTGGCGCGTGCCATTGCCAACCTTCCAGACAAAAGTAGAATTGCCGATTTCCCTAATTATTTAGCGAACCGAGCAGAAAAATTAACCAATTTAAAAGTTATTACAGGCACTAAAGCTGATACTGCGCTTATTGATACATTTAATCCTGATGTGGTAGTCAATGCCACAGGATCCAAACCATTACTTCCACCGATTAAAGGTTTGCATGACGTGATTGACAAAGAAGGCAGTAAGGTTCATTCGATTTTTGGACTTATTTCAAATATCGATGACTTTACCGAATTTAGTAACAAAAAAGTTGCAGTTATCGGCGGTGGTGCAGTTGGACTTGATGTGGTCGAGTACTTCTCAGAACGCGGCTCGGATGTTACAATTGTAGAAATGATGCCACTTCTTGGAAAAGACTTAGATATGATTACACGTCTTTCGATGATGGACATTATCGAGAAGAATAATGTTGATGTGCAAACAGAAACTGCATTAACCGAAGTAGCAGCGGATCATTTCAAAGTGAAGCACGACGGAGTAGACGCCGAGATTCCATTTGATTACGGCTTTGTCTGCCTAGGAATGCGACCAGAACGCCCACTTATGGAAGAACTTGCGGCATACGGAAAAGAAAAACAAATTGAAATCGTAAATATTGGCGACAGCGCTGCGACAAGAAAAATCTTGGAAGGCGTTCGCGAAGGAAGAAATATTTTAACTACATTAGAAAAAATTGGCTCTTTGTAA
- the isdG gene encoding heme oxygenase IsdG, giving the protein MIIVTNTIKVEKGAAEHVIRQFTGANGDGHPTKDIAEVEGFLGFELWHSKPEDKDYEEVVVTSKWESEEAQRNWVKSDSFKKAHGRTKDTREQREDRKGIVGNAIARFEVVHVQNPVIVEK; this is encoded by the coding sequence ATGATTATTGTAACTAATACGATTAAGGTAGAAAAAGGCGCAGCAGAGCACGTTATCCGTCAGTTCACAGGCGCAAATGGCGACGGACATCCAACAAAAGATATCGCAGAAGTAGAAGGTTTCCTAGGCTTCGAACTATGGCACAGCAAACCAGAAGACAAAGACTATGAAGAAGTAGTCGTAACAAGCAAATGGGAAAGCGAAGAAGCCCAACGCAATTGGGTGAAAAGCGATTCCTTCAAAAAAGCACACGGCAGAACAAAAGACACTAGAGAACAAAGAGAAGACCGCAAAGGCATCGTAGGAAATGCAATCGCTCGTTTTGAAGTGGTTCACGTGCAAAACCCTGTGATTGTTGAAAAATAA
- a CDS encoding NUDIX domain-containing protein: protein MTEEFVNKEDALKNYNAKEFRTPDGYTSDMILTTVKELNGKPTLHILLIKRSLTNAEGKPNMEGGKWAVPGGFVDENESADQAAARELEEETSLTGIPLIPFGVFDKPGRDPRGWIISRAFYAIVPPEALEKRAAGDDAADIGLFSMTEALELPLAFDHLDMLKKAYSAITEEFLLTTAIRDFLPETFSAELLYQTLDGCTKPGILPDEVEFMENIEYLPYLEKVGELYRFNADAEAGSIYF, encoded by the coding sequence ATGACAGAAGAATTTGTGAACAAAGAAGATGCGCTGAAAAATTATAATGCAAAAGAGTTTCGTACACCAGATGGCTATACGAGCGATATGATTTTAACTACAGTAAAAGAGTTGAACGGGAAACCAACATTACATATTTTATTAATTAAACGAAGCCTTACAAACGCAGAAGGAAAACCAAATATGGAAGGCGGAAAATGGGCGGTTCCGGGCGGATTTGTCGATGAAAATGAATCTGCGGACCAAGCTGCCGCGCGTGAACTAGAAGAAGAAACAAGTTTGACTGGTATTCCGTTGATTCCGTTTGGGGTATTTGATAAACCGGGTCGTGATCCGCGCGGTTGGATTATTTCGCGGGCATTTTATGCGATTGTGCCACCAGAAGCTTTAGAGAAACGCGCGGCTGGGGATGACGCGGCGGATATCGGCCTTTTCTCAATGACAGAAGCTTTGGAACTGCCACTTGCTTTTGACCATTTAGATATGCTTAAAAAAGCGTATAGTGCGATTACGGAAGAGTTTTTACTGACAACAGCAATTCGTGATTTCTTGCCAGAAACTTTCTCAGCCGAACTACTTTACCAAACGTTAGATGGTTGCACGAAGCCAGGTATTTTGCCGGATGAAGTAGAATTTATGGAGAATATCGAGTATTTACCGTATTTAGAAAAAGTTGGTGAGTTATACCGATTTAATGCGGATGCTGAAGCAGGAAGTATTTATTTTTAA